Proteins encoded in a region of the Mucilaginibacter sabulilitoris genome:
- a CDS encoding beta-galactosidase → MNIYFIKRYPCVPIWKVCLVLFTLLIVTRSGYAQVTNYMIDISKGLQSQPVNLDKMGGINPNGEHITVNSEYITRGGIPIIPITGEMHYTRYPNQYWDESIKKLKAGGINMVATYVFWNIHEEKEGKFDWSGDKDLRKFIELCASNNIQVIVRIGPFDHGEIRNGGIPDWLLGKPLTIRTNDPLYLHYVELLYNEIGKQLKGLYYKDGGPIVAVQLENEYQHAASPWGLTYPGQPYDFTVADRDRSTTQEGVGIASKDNPYANLGNDHMRTLKALAVKAGIIAPLYTATGWGYAAIIPGETLPVTAAYAYPTWTAKRELSPFYLYKDLHSDPDYSPVRYKANDYPAFAAELGSGIMTTYTRRPLVPEKSLDALINRCIGGGANGIGYYMYHGGSTPVADRYFFNDEAYGYPKISYDFQAPVGEYGQIRPSFNRLKLIHFFINDFAPQLAPMVTTLPGNVAQLKPDNMDELRYAVRSSGNSGFLFLNNFQDNSKNHDLNAVRINVKVKGGVINIPETGGLNIKAEENAILPFNFDVHGTNLIYATAQLLAKGDDPANPYYVFFNPEGINPEFCFSKGNVNIKPITGSKTTTRDGKIFVNCITDKPAGFVLQGKDGIKINILVINKAMALRCYLQEWKGGRHLVFTDALVLTTDKSAEMLSTGHDQYNFSVYPKIHSLPQIDRGKLTETGTDKLFSNYAVELLPANLSPVFSKSGTRKLMVNLPETLPVGLNDIFLKIDYIGDTGMGFLDGNLVTDEFYKGIPWEIGLKRFIKKVKDNQFGFYFRPIMKGAPYLVDLPASVADMADKGKQTLQINGVTFTPEYKSVISFK, encoded by the coding sequence ATGAATATTTACTTCATTAAAAGATATCCGTGTGTACCTATATGGAAGGTTTGTTTAGTGCTTTTTACGTTGCTAATAGTTACCCGTTCAGGTTACGCACAGGTAACTAATTACATGATAGATATTAGCAAAGGCCTGCAAAGCCAGCCTGTAAATCTTGATAAGATGGGAGGGATCAATCCAAATGGAGAACACATAACGGTTAACAGCGAATATATAACCAGGGGCGGGATCCCGATAATTCCAATTACGGGCGAAATGCATTATACCCGGTATCCCAATCAGTATTGGGATGAGTCTATAAAAAAGTTGAAAGCGGGCGGTATCAATATGGTTGCCACTTATGTTTTCTGGAATATACATGAGGAAAAAGAGGGTAAGTTTGATTGGAGCGGGGACAAGGATCTGCGAAAATTTATTGAACTATGTGCCAGCAATAACATACAGGTAATTGTCAGGATAGGGCCTTTTGACCACGGGGAAATACGTAATGGGGGAATTCCGGACTGGTTATTGGGCAAACCTTTAACTATAAGAACCAATGATCCACTATATCTTCATTATGTAGAGTTGCTGTACAATGAAATAGGTAAACAGTTAAAAGGATTGTATTACAAAGACGGCGGGCCAATTGTTGCTGTTCAGCTGGAAAATGAATACCAGCATGCGGCCTCGCCCTGGGGGCTTACCTATCCCGGTCAGCCCTATGACTTTACCGTTGCCGATCGTGACCGCAGCACCACGCAGGAGGGGGTAGGGATAGCTTCTAAAGACAATCCTTACGCAAACCTGGGCAATGATCACATGCGTACACTGAAAGCGCTTGCTGTTAAGGCGGGCATTATTGCACCTTTATATACCGCTACAGGCTGGGGTTATGCTGCTATAATTCCCGGCGAAACCCTGCCGGTTACCGCCGCCTATGCCTACCCAACCTGGACAGCCAAAAGAGAACTTTCTCCGTTTTATTTATATAAAGATCTGCATTCCGATCCTGATTATTCGCCGGTGCGTTATAAAGCAAATGATTACCCCGCTTTTGCTGCCGAACTCGGATCGGGGATTATGACAACATACACCCGGCGTCCTCTTGTTCCCGAGAAAAGCCTTGACGCGCTTATTAATCGCTGTATTGGCGGTGGGGCCAATGGTATAGGCTATTACATGTATCATGGCGGATCAACCCCCGTTGCCGACCGCTATTTTTTTAATGACGAAGCTTATGGTTACCCAAAAATATCCTACGATTTTCAGGCCCCGGTAGGAGAGTACGGGCAGATTCGGCCGTCATTTAACAGACTTAAACTGATCCACTTTTTTATCAATGATTTTGCACCGCAATTGGCTCCAATGGTTACAACGTTGCCCGGAAATGTCGCTCAGCTAAAGCCTGACAATATGGATGAACTCCGTTATGCTGTCCGTTCCTCCGGAAACTCCGGTTTTCTTTTCCTGAATAATTTCCAGGATAATTCGAAAAATCATGATTTAAACGCGGTAAGGATAAATGTTAAAGTTAAAGGAGGTGTAATTAATATACCTGAAACCGGAGGATTGAATATTAAGGCAGAAGAAAATGCTATACTGCCATTTAATTTTGATGTGCATGGTACTAATTTAATTTATGCCACAGCACAGTTATTGGCAAAAGGGGATGATCCGGCTAATCCTTACTATGTGTTTTTTAACCCGGAGGGTATAAACCCAGAGTTTTGTTTTTCAAAAGGAAATGTGAACATTAAACCAATTACCGGCAGCAAAACAACAACGCGCGATGGGAAAATATTTGTAAACTGTATTACCGATAAGCCTGCCGGTTTCGTACTCCAGGGAAAAGACGGGATTAAAATAAACATACTGGTAATTAACAAAGCTATGGCGCTGAGATGTTATCTGCAGGAATGGAAAGGCGGGCGTCATTTAGTATTTACAGATGCTTTGGTTTTAACAACCGATAAATCGGCCGAAATGCTAAGCACTGGCCATGATCAATATAACTTTTCTGTATACCCGAAAATTCACTCCTTGCCTCAAATTGATCGCGGCAAGCTCACAGAAACCGGAACTGACAAACTGTTCTCCAACTATGCAGTTGAATTGCTTCCGGCAAACCTATCGCCTGTGTTTTCAAAATCTGGAACCCGCAAGTTGATGGTAAATCTTCCCGAAACATTACCCGTAGGCTTGAATGACATATTCCTGAAAATAGATTATATAGGGGATACAGGAATGGGTTTTCTGGACGGGAATTTGGTTACTGATGAATTTTATAAAGGCATCCCATGGGAAATTGGCTTAAAGCGTTTTATCAAAAAAGTTAAAGATAACCAGTTTGGTTTTTATTTTAGGCCTATTATGAAAGGTGCTCCGTACCTGGTTGATCTGCCTGCATCAGTTGCTGATATGGCGGATAAGGGGAAACAAACACTTCAGATTAACGGGGTAACATTTACACCCGAATACAAGTCGGTTATCAGTTTTAAATAA
- a CDS encoding sugar-binding domain-containing protein — translation MKKLISFLCLVAIQIAVIFHVSAQSSAKAVNGDAQIDLSGNWSFQIDSLDQGVKQQWYNRKLKEEIKLPGSMTTNGKGDDITVNTPWTGSIEDSTWFRDPQFAKYRVPGQVKVPFWLQPDKYYKGAAWYQKTVNIPASWQNKHVELYIERSHWETTVWVDGKPAGMQNSLATAHVFDISGLLKTGRHQITVRVDNRVKDFNVGQNSHSISDHTQSNWNGMVGRLLLSAKPSISISDVQLYPDIKAKQVVARISVNNMTGKAANVSFKLLASTDRPDAEKLKEVSVTRLVEKNATVEIAYPMGNQPLLWSEFTPDTYSMQVNISSKQTAADRQEVTFGMREFSTNGTQFSINGQPTFLRGSLECAEFPKTGYPPTDLDSWMRIFKICKSYGLNHLRFHSWCPPDAAFEAADRMGFYLHIECSSWANQGATIGDGKPLDKYIYEESRRIVKAYGNHPSFCMMDYGNEPAGKNMVKYLTDFVTYWKKRDPRRLYTTGSGWPIVDEANYNSTPLPRIQQWGQGLKSIINGEAPRSDYDWADIIKKWQHPTVSHEIGQWCVYPDFKEISQYDGVLKAKNFEIFKDQLEENGMGSLAEDFLQASGKLQVLCYKADIEAALRTPGFGGFQLLGLYDFPGQGTALVGVLNPFWRDKGYVTGKEYSEFCNSVVPLVRLPKMVYLNNEHLIAPVEIAQFGASVLNDVVPAWDIRNENGDVLFQGKLDKTNIKFGNGIKLGEINVALSTIERPSRLSITVHVADHQNSWDIFVYPAALPATDQQIVVTQTLNEKAVETLANGGKVLLTLKKGSLKADKGGDIAIGFSSIFWNTAWTKQQPPVTLGILCDPKNPALKEFPTQAYSNWQWWDGMAHSNAIKLDAVSKDIKPIVRVIDDWVTARPLGLVFECKVGKGKLIVSGIDLLSGEEKRPEARQLLYSLKSYMNTEAFAPKEDINIEKITSLYN, via the coding sequence ATGAAAAAACTAATTTCATTCCTATGCCTGGTTGCTATACAAATTGCAGTTATTTTTCATGTCTCGGCACAATCTTCAGCAAAAGCTGTAAATGGCGATGCTCAAATTGATTTGTCCGGCAACTGGTCTTTTCAAATTGATTCACTTGATCAGGGGGTGAAACAACAATGGTATAATCGTAAATTAAAAGAAGAAATTAAACTTCCCGGTTCCATGACCACCAATGGAAAGGGCGACGATATTACTGTTAATACCCCCTGGACAGGCAGTATAGAAGACTCTACCTGGTTCCGTGATCCTCAATTTGCAAAATACCGTGTACCCGGACAGGTTAAGGTACCATTTTGGCTACAGCCCGATAAATATTATAAAGGGGCAGCCTGGTACCAGAAAACTGTTAACATACCTGCATCGTGGCAAAACAAGCATGTAGAATTGTATATTGAAAGGAGCCACTGGGAAACAACTGTTTGGGTTGACGGCAAACCAGCCGGAATGCAGAATAGCCTTGCTACAGCCCATGTTTTTGATATTTCAGGATTATTGAAGACCGGCAGGCATCAAATTACGGTGCGTGTTGATAACCGGGTAAAAGATTTTAACGTAGGCCAGAACTCACACAGCATCAGCGACCATACGCAGAGTAACTGGAATGGGATGGTGGGTCGCTTGTTGCTAAGTGCAAAGCCTTCCATATCCATCAGCGATGTGCAACTTTACCCTGATATCAAGGCCAAACAGGTTGTTGCGCGGATATCAGTTAACAATATGACCGGTAAAGCGGCAAATGTAAGTTTCAAGTTATTGGCTTCAACAGATCGTCCCGATGCAGAGAAGCTAAAAGAAGTATCTGTTACCCGGCTTGTTGAGAAAAATGCAACAGTGGAGATAGCCTATCCCATGGGAAACCAACCTTTATTATGGAGCGAATTTACACCTGATACCTATAGCATGCAGGTAAACATTTCTTCAAAGCAAACAGCGGCTGACCGGCAGGAAGTGACTTTTGGTATGAGAGAGTTTTCGACCAACGGAACACAATTCAGTATTAACGGGCAGCCTACGTTTTTAAGGGGTTCCCTGGAATGTGCCGAATTCCCGAAAACAGGGTACCCCCCAACTGACCTCGATTCGTGGATGCGGATTTTTAAAATATGCAAATCGTACGGACTTAACCATTTGCGCTTTCACTCCTGGTGCCCGCCGGATGCGGCTTTTGAAGCGGCCGACCGCATGGGCTTTTACTTGCATATTGAATGTTCATCATGGGCAAACCAGGGCGCTACCATTGGCGACGGGAAACCGTTGGATAAGTACATCTATGAAGAAAGCAGAAGGATTGTTAAGGCTTATGGCAATCACCCTTCTTTTTGTATGATGGACTATGGTAATGAACCCGCAGGTAAGAATATGGTTAAATACCTTACCGACTTTGTAACATACTGGAAAAAACGCGACCCCAGAAGGTTATATACAACCGGTTCAGGCTGGCCGATAGTTGATGAGGCTAATTATAACAGTACTCCTTTACCAAGAATACAACAATGGGGCCAGGGACTTAAAAGTATCATCAATGGCGAAGCGCCGCGGTCTGACTATGATTGGGCCGATATTATTAAAAAGTGGCAGCACCCTACTGTAAGTCATGAAATAGGCCAGTGGTGTGTATATCCTGATTTTAAGGAAATAAGCCAGTATGATGGTGTTTTGAAAGCTAAAAACTTTGAGATATTTAAAGATCAGCTCGAAGAAAATGGTATGGGCTCATTGGCCGAAGATTTTTTGCAGGCATCTGGAAAATTACAGGTGTTGTGTTATAAAGCAGATATAGAAGCTGCCCTGCGCACACCTGGTTTTGGCGGATTCCAATTATTAGGTTTATACGACTTCCCCGGGCAGGGCACTGCGCTGGTAGGTGTGCTTAACCCGTTTTGGAGAGACAAGGGCTATGTTACCGGGAAAGAATACAGTGAATTCTGTAATTCGGTAGTGCCACTTGTAAGGCTACCCAAAATGGTTTATCTGAATAATGAGCATTTAATTGCACCGGTTGAAATAGCACAATTTGGTGCCTCGGTATTAAATGATGTGGTGCCCGCATGGGACATCAGGAATGAAAATGGCGATGTCCTATTTCAGGGTAAGTTGGATAAAACCAATATTAAGTTCGGAAACGGAATAAAACTTGGGGAAATCAATGTAGCCTTAAGTACCATTGAAAGACCTTCGAGGCTTAGCATTACTGTGCATGTTGCAGATCATCAAAACTCATGGGATATTTTTGTTTACCCCGCTGCATTACCAGCCACCGATCAGCAAATTGTTGTAACGCAAACGCTCAATGAAAAAGCAGTTGAAACCTTGGCTAACGGTGGAAAGGTTTTATTAACGCTGAAAAAAGGATCGCTTAAGGCAGATAAGGGTGGTGATATTGCCATTGGTTTTTCAAGTATATTCTGGAACACCGCCTGGACTAAACAACAACCACCGGTAACATTAGGCATACTGTGCGATCCTAAAAATCCGGCGTTAAAGGAATTTCCTACACAAGCATACAGCAACTGGCAGTGGTGGGATGGTATGGCACATTCAAACGCCATTAAGCTTGATGCCGTTTCAAAAGATATAAAGCCAATAGTAAGGGTTATTGATGATTGGGTTACTGCCAGACCACTGGGCCTCGTATTTGAATGTAAAGTAGGAAAGGGCAAACTCATTGTTTCAGGAATAGATTTGCTATCAGGCGAGGAAAAACGACCGGAAGCCAGGCAGTTACTTTATAGTTTGAAAAGTTATATGAATACCGAAGCGTTTGCTCCCAAAGAGGACATCAATATTGAAAAAATAACCTCGTTGTACAATTAA
- a CDS encoding RagB/SusD family nutrient uptake outer membrane protein codes for MMKNLIIIFGIAAIVCGCKKSVLELQNPNKITTETFWKTETDVQSAFAATYGLLRDVNGGFYGVRGIELGNGRGDDFFIRNDVADLYKLSTFTNTPDNGPANDLWNTSYRAIFRANQIMANIDKVPLDANAKKAYVAEAKFLRGLNYFILAINFGDVPLILTVPATTENYFNAKAPEADIWKQVISDFTAAGVDLPASYPSQWIGRATKGAALAYLGKAYVYTKAWANAETTLKQVTAMSYQLMPNYGDNFIAAKKNNQESVFEIQLADVGGTNPWAGENANQALGVTTAQEFAPAEVSGWFEVSPTDKLFNEFQKEKTTANDFDPRMYATLIWDYPGATFYRKPFSSFALVFGYHSMFKKYQNYDQVNELTGSSGASDYASSNNERAFRYADVLLLLAESLTMEGKVQEAYPYVKQIRDRAKLAALPGGYSPDQMMAEIMHQRMIEFARENQRFYDLKRWGKLDQEIKNSDKIGKQFFVAGKFDYFPIPQNEINSNPQMKQNPNW; via the coding sequence ATGATGAAAAATTTAATAATCATATTTGGTATAGCTGCTATAGTTTGTGGCTGTAAAAAAAGCGTATTAGAGCTTCAAAATCCCAATAAAATAACTACCGAAACCTTTTGGAAAACGGAGACCGACGTACAAAGCGCCTTTGCTGCTACTTATGGCTTACTGCGTGATGTAAACGGTGGCTTTTACGGAGTAAGGGGCATTGAGCTGGGCAATGGCCGCGGCGATGACTTTTTTATCAGGAACGATGTGGCCGATTTATATAAACTATCAACCTTTACCAATACGCCGGATAACGGACCTGCAAATGACCTTTGGAACACATCGTACAGAGCTATTTTCAGGGCGAATCAAATAATGGCTAACATTGATAAAGTACCTTTGGATGCCAACGCAAAAAAAGCATACGTAGCTGAAGCTAAGTTTTTAAGGGGCCTTAATTATTTTATCCTGGCTATAAATTTTGGCGATGTACCTCTAATTTTGACGGTGCCTGCAACAACAGAAAACTATTTTAATGCCAAAGCTCCCGAAGCTGATATCTGGAAACAGGTGATTTCAGACTTTACCGCGGCAGGGGTTGATTTGCCTGCTTCTTATCCTTCGCAGTGGATTGGCCGGGCAACCAAAGGCGCGGCTTTGGCCTATTTGGGTAAAGCTTATGTTTATACCAAAGCCTGGGCTAATGCCGAAACTACGCTAAAGCAGGTAACTGCCATGTCGTACCAGCTGATGCCTAATTACGGCGATAACTTTATCGCTGCCAAAAAGAACAACCAGGAGTCGGTGTTTGAAATACAACTGGCAGACGTTGGTGGAACTAACCCATGGGCTGGTGAAAACGCCAACCAGGCCCTGGGTGTTACTACAGCACAGGAGTTTGCACCGGCAGAAGTAAGCGGGTGGTTTGAGGTAAGTCCTACCGACAAGCTTTTTAATGAGTTTCAAAAGGAAAAAACAACCGCCAATGATTTTGATCCCAGGATGTATGCTACATTAATTTGGGATTACCCTGGCGCAACTTTTTACAGGAAACCATTTAGCAGTTTTGCATTGGTATTTGGTTATCATTCTATGTTCAAAAAATACCAGAACTATGACCAGGTTAATGAACTTACAGGATCAAGCGGCGCATCTGATTATGCCTCAAGTAATAATGAAAGAGCATTCCGTTATGCAGATGTGCTGTTACTGCTGGCAGAGTCTTTGACTATGGAGGGCAAAGTACAGGAGGCGTATCCTTATGTAAAACAAATAAGAGATAGGGCGAAACTTGCCGCTCTACCCGGTGGCTATAGCCCTGACCAGATGATGGCCGAGATTATGCACCAGCGGATGATTGAATTTGCCCGTGAAAACCAACGCTTTTATGATCTGAAACGCTGGGGTAAACTGGATCAGGAGATTAAAAACAGCGATAAGATTGGTAAGCAGTTTTTTGTGGCCGGTAAGTTTGATTATTTCCCGATTCCGCAAAATGAGATTAATAGCAATCCGCAAATGAAGCAAAATCCTAACTGGTAA
- a CDS encoding TonB-dependent receptor yields the protein MKLVLILLITTIVQVNASSYAQTVSLNLKDASLKEVIEKLRQQTGYHFLYKTEMLKESKHVSLSVNNAPFIQVLEKCFADQPITYTINQNTVILREKTPDASNKQQAVKISGKVTDEKGVPLPGVSVKVKGTNVGVITSINGTYNLTVNDDKATLEFTFLGFTKQEVPINGRTEINVALKEVQTALSEVVVIGYGTVKRSDLTGATASVKGSDIKAQGVSDITRSLQGKMPGVTIESAGGDPGAGTRIMIRGVGTLGKGDPLYIVDGVPTASINYLNQVDIESIDVLKDASAAAIYGSRAANGVVLVTTKAGKNGAPVVQFTANYGKQKVDKEVDVLNAQEWANVSNAAHDNAGLPRLDIAKNPQTLGAGTDWQDAIYRTAPVQQYNMLVSGGSELTKYSVSGGYNDQQGIVDVTGYKRYNLRVKTETTKGRLKFGETVLLSREKFITMPGGWGGQGGNPVGSAAKMIPVFQIYDPTAIGGFAGAYGPVVNVANPVAQLNLENINREFTNIITNAYAQVNLLPGLNYKLNLGYTNSFTSNYDYAKRYTVGTLFSHPTNDINLNKDQTVMVLLENTLNYDKHFGKHSLQALAGYAYQSTKYNYVATGRTDLPDGIDQIDAGAGIATNAGNRTESNLVSQFARLIYSYDNRYLLTASFRHDGSSRFGSAHRYGDYPSIALGWNISNERFFEPLKNTISTLKFRASYGVLGNQEILDYQYSAAIASNINYVTGADQQKWFGAIQTAFASPNIKWESTKTSNVGVDLGFLNDKLNITADYFIKKTSDLLLNVPIPGSAGAVSNPVVNAGDLRNKGIEVGVNFNDHIGKLNYGVFGTISAVKNKVISLGTGSQQIFGGQPTHHGASSTLTEAGGSIGSFYLIKDIGIFNSQAEVDAYQKDGKLIQPNAAPGDVKFQDTNNDGQINDNDKVNAGSPFPNFEYGFGINASMYNFDINMFFQGSQGNKIYNGLRQDLESTNLDFNYSKSTLNAWTPTNHSNVPRAITSDPNFNNRTSSRFLEDGSYLRMKTLQIGYTLNSVLAKKMRITSLRIYASADNLFTITDYTGFNPDLGRATSAQLSILDRGVDFGHVAYPLARTISLGLQLTL from the coding sequence ATGAAACTCGTGCTAATTTTATTAATTACCACTATTGTCCAGGTGAATGCCTCATCTTATGCTCAAACTGTGAGTTTAAATTTGAAGGATGCTTCACTTAAGGAAGTTATTGAAAAATTAAGACAGCAAACAGGCTATCATTTCCTGTATAAAACAGAAATGCTTAAAGAAAGCAAACATGTAAGCTTATCGGTTAATAACGCGCCTTTTATACAGGTACTTGAAAAGTGCTTTGCCGATCAGCCGATTACTTATACCATTAATCAAAATACGGTTATCCTGCGGGAAAAGACCCCTGATGCCAGCAATAAGCAACAGGCTGTAAAGATCAGCGGGAAGGTAACCGATGAAAAGGGAGTCCCACTCCCGGGAGTGAGCGTAAAAGTAAAAGGGACCAATGTTGGAGTGATAACCAGCATAAACGGTACCTACAACCTAACGGTTAACGATGACAAAGCCACGCTGGAATTTACCTTTTTAGGCTTTACCAAACAAGAAGTACCTATTAATGGCCGTACTGAAATTAATGTGGCGTTGAAAGAAGTGCAAACTGCTTTAAGCGAGGTAGTGGTTATCGGTTACGGAACAGTCAAAAGATCTGACTTGACGGGTGCTACGGCGTCTGTAAAAGGTTCGGATATCAAAGCGCAGGGTGTGAGTGATATTACAAGATCATTGCAGGGTAAAATGCCCGGGGTTACCATTGAGTCTGCAGGTGGTGATCCGGGAGCCGGAACCCGGATCATGATCAGGGGCGTTGGTACATTAGGAAAAGGAGATCCATTATATATTGTTGATGGTGTGCCAACGGCCAGTATCAACTACCTTAACCAGGTTGACATTGAATCAATTGATGTATTAAAAGATGCTTCTGCCGCGGCCATATACGGTTCAAGGGCGGCTAACGGTGTGGTATTGGTTACCACTAAAGCCGGCAAAAATGGTGCACCTGTAGTACAGTTTACCGCAAATTATGGTAAGCAAAAAGTAGATAAGGAGGTTGACGTTTTAAATGCACAGGAATGGGCTAATGTTAGTAACGCGGCCCATGATAATGCAGGCTTACCACGGCTTGATATTGCTAAAAATCCGCAAACTTTAGGTGCGGGTACCGATTGGCAGGATGCTATATACAGAACGGCTCCTGTTCAACAGTATAATATGCTCGTAAGCGGTGGCAGCGAATTAACCAAATACAGTGTTTCTGGCGGTTACAATGATCAGCAGGGAATTGTAGACGTAACCGGTTATAAGCGTTATAACTTACGTGTAAAAACAGAAACAACCAAAGGGCGTTTGAAATTTGGCGAAACGGTATTACTGTCAAGAGAAAAATTTATTACCATGCCCGGTGGCTGGGGCGGTCAGGGTGGTAATCCTGTAGGTTCTGCAGCAAAAATGATCCCGGTATTTCAAATTTATGACCCAACAGCTATAGGTGGTTTTGCTGGGGCTTATGGTCCGGTGGTTAACGTTGCCAACCCGGTAGCCCAGCTTAATCTGGAGAACATCAACCGTGAGTTTACCAATATCATAACTAACGCGTATGCCCAGGTAAATCTTTTACCTGGCTTGAACTATAAACTTAACCTTGGTTATACTAATAGCTTTACCAGTAATTATGATTACGCTAAGCGATATACTGTAGGCACGTTGTTCTCTCACCCAACCAATGATATTAACCTGAACAAGGATCAAACGGTAATGGTGTTGTTAGAAAATACGCTGAACTATGATAAGCATTTTGGCAAACATAGTTTACAGGCGTTGGCTGGTTATGCTTATCAAAGTACTAAATATAATTATGTTGCTACGGGCCGTACTGACCTGCCCGACGGAATTGACCAGATAGATGCGGGTGCCGGTATAGCAACCAATGCTGGTAACCGTACAGAAAGCAATCTGGTATCGCAATTTGCAAGGCTTATTTATTCATATGATAACCGGTATCTTTTAACGGCCAGTTTCAGGCATGATGGTTCGTCGAGGTTTGGAAGCGCTCACCGTTACGGCGATTATCCTTCTATTGCATTGGGATGGAATATTTCAAATGAGCGTTTTTTTGAGCCGCTAAAAAATACAATTTCAACTTTGAAATTTAGAGCAAGTTATGGTGTACTGGGTAACCAGGAAATTTTAGATTATCAGTATAGTGCTGCCATTGCGTCAAATATAAATTATGTTACAGGTGCCGATCAGCAAAAATGGTTCGGAGCTATTCAAACAGCATTTGCTTCTCCAAACATTAAATGGGAAAGCACCAAAACTTCAAACGTTGGTGTAGACCTTGGGTTTTTAAATGACAAACTGAATATCACTGCCGATTATTTTATTAAAAAGACCTCCGACCTTTTGTTAAACGTTCCTATACCCGGTTCGGCCGGAGCAGTATCAAATCCGGTAGTAAATGCCGGCGATCTGCGTAATAAAGGTATTGAGGTTGGTGTTAATTTTAATGATCATATAGGCAAATTAAACTATGGCGTCTTTGGTACAATAAGCGCGGTAAAAAATAAAGTAATATCGCTTGGTACGGGTTCGCAGCAAATTTTTGGTGGCCAGCCTACACACCATGGCGCTTCAAGTACCCTGACAGAAGCTGGTGGCTCTATAGGTTCATTTTATCTGATAAAGGATATTGGCATATTTAATTCACAAGCTGAAGTTGACGCTTATCAAAAAGATGGTAAGCTGATACAACCCAATGCGGCTCCCGGCGATGTTAAATTCCAGGATACCAATAACGACGGGCAGATAAACGATAATGATAAAGTTAACGCGGGCAGCCCTTTCCCTAATTTTGAGTATGGCTTTGGTATCAACGCGTCCATGTACAATTTTGATATCAATATGTTTTTTCAGGGCTCCCAGGGTAATAAAATATACAATGGCTTAAGGCAGGATCTGGAAAGCACAAACCTTGACTTTAATTATTCCAAATCAACGCTTAACGCCTGGACCCCTACCAACCACTCTAATGTGCCAAGAGCGATCACCAGTGACCCGAACTTCAATAACCGTACATCAAGCCGTTTTCTGGAAGATGGTTCTTATTTAAGGATGAAGACTTTGCAAATTGGATACACTTTAAATAGCGTATTGGCAAAAAAAATGAGAATAACCTCTTTACGTATCTATGCCAGTGCCGATAACCTTTTTACAATAACAGATTATACTGGTTTTAACCCTGATTTGGGCAGAGCAACGAGTGCTCAATTAAGTATTCTTGACCGTGGCGTAGATTTTGGACATGTGGCCTATCCGTTAGCGCGTACTATTTCACTTGGCCTTCAACTAACCTTATAA